One window of the Candidatus Microbacterium colombiense genome contains the following:
- the phnE gene encoding phosphonate ABC transporter, permease protein PhnE produces MTITEPRADRARPALDPAERARLESAFRVPRARFLIGLPVAVLLLIWSFNGAQFNFVKLGEGAVNMGEFLSRLFPPDFSKIGTILALLLETFQMAVVGTVLGAVLSLIVAFGATSTLAPKWLYYPTRWVMNIIRSVPDLVFALMFVSAVGLGPFAGILAMTLGSIGSIGKIFAEAMEQVDRGPVVAMEAVGASKRQVIQYGILPQAAPLLTSYTLLLFEGNVRGATILGLVGAGGIGLELTTAMRMYDYGHLSAIIICIIVLVTAIDQGSALIRRRIT; encoded by the coding sequence ATGACGATCACTGAACCACGTGCGGACCGGGCGCGCCCCGCCCTGGATCCCGCGGAGCGTGCCCGTCTGGAATCGGCCTTCCGGGTGCCGCGTGCGCGCTTCCTGATCGGCCTGCCCGTCGCCGTCCTGCTCCTGATCTGGTCGTTCAACGGAGCGCAATTCAACTTCGTGAAGCTCGGCGAGGGCGCGGTCAACATGGGCGAGTTCCTGTCGCGCCTGTTCCCGCCGGACTTCTCGAAGATCGGCACGATCCTCGCGTTGCTGCTCGAGACCTTCCAGATGGCCGTGGTCGGAACCGTCCTCGGCGCAGTGCTGTCTCTCATCGTCGCGTTCGGGGCCACGTCCACGCTCGCCCCGAAGTGGCTGTACTACCCGACGCGCTGGGTGATGAACATCATCCGCTCGGTGCCCGATCTGGTGTTCGCGCTGATGTTCGTCTCGGCGGTCGGTCTCGGCCCCTTCGCGGGAATCCTCGCCATGACGCTCGGCTCGATCGGGTCCATCGGCAAGATCTTCGCTGAGGCCATGGAGCAGGTCGACCGAGGTCCGGTCGTCGCCATGGAGGCCGTCGGCGCGTCGAAGCGTCAGGTCATCCAATACGGCATCCTGCCGCAGGCCGCACCCCTGCTCACGTCCTACACGCTGCTGCTCTTCGAGGGGAACGTGCGCGGCGCGACAATCCTCGGGCTCGTGGGTGCCGGCGGTATCGGGCTCGAGCTGACGACCGCGATGCGCATGTACGACTACGGACACCTCAGCGCCATCATCATCTGCATCATCGTGCTCGTCACGGCGATCGACCAGGGCAGTGCCCTCATCCGAAGGAGAATCACATGA
- a CDS encoding TetR/AcrR family transcriptional regulator C-terminal ligand-binding domain-containing protein: protein MTVTQTDAGAAVRRRPGRPRDEEIDGQIVAATLEVIDAGEEVTVSRVVAGSGVSRAALYRRWPSLTLLIAAALDVGREVPPEFPADADLREILLTGLGLGSDGVAPSAPGYSEERFRQRIRLVMSDRTLQKTYWESHVSRRRVPLLNALRVGMARGELRSDLDVDACFDAIAGVAYYQLVVRGDRISDPAVVARLRAAIEVIWRGMVAR from the coding sequence GTGACAGTCACGCAGACGGATGCCGGGGCCGCGGTTCGCCGCCGCCCCGGTCGCCCGCGTGATGAGGAGATCGACGGGCAGATCGTCGCGGCGACGCTCGAGGTCATCGATGCGGGCGAGGAGGTCACGGTCTCGCGGGTCGTCGCCGGGAGCGGAGTGAGCCGGGCGGCGCTGTATCGACGGTGGCCGTCGCTCACACTGCTGATCGCGGCGGCGCTCGACGTCGGTCGCGAGGTGCCGCCGGAGTTCCCTGCGGATGCCGATCTGCGCGAGATCCTGCTGACGGGACTCGGGCTGGGCTCGGACGGCGTCGCGCCCTCGGCACCCGGCTACTCCGAGGAGCGGTTCCGACAGCGCATCCGGCTCGTGATGAGCGATCGGACGCTGCAGAAGACCTACTGGGAGTCGCACGTGTCGCGTCGGCGCGTTCCGCTGCTGAACGCGCTGCGCGTGGGGATGGCTCGGGGCGAGCTGCGCTCCGACCTCGATGTGGATGCGTGCTTCGATGCGATCGCGGGGGTCGCCTACTACCAGCTGGTCGTGCGTGGCGATCGGATCAGCGACCCCGCCGTCGTGGCACGACTTCGAGCCGCGATCGAGGTGATCTGGCGCGGCATGGTAGCCCGCTGA
- the phnC gene encoding phosphonate ABC transporter ATP-binding protein: MSLSAPLAASAPSSDGNGDELHSARRVMGRHPGTRADALGFGTAELRQALPLVSVRGLQVAYGENTVLDGVDLDLFPGEMVALLGASGSGKSTLMRSLTGFAPISTGSVRVAGHDVTHLRRGELRTLRSEVGQVFQQFNLIPRLSVMTNVLTGALHGAGPINLAGGFSRAHRRRALELLDRVGIAHKASAPARSLSGGQQQRVAIARALMQQPTVILADEPVASLDPKLAGSVLDLLREIATQDGIPVLVSLHVLPLALAHSDRIVGLRHGEMIVSGATSQLDAAALEALYDDEEHGDDDH; the protein is encoded by the coding sequence GTGAGCCTGTCCGCTCCGCTCGCGGCATCCGCCCCGTCATCCGACGGAAACGGAGACGAACTGCACTCGGCACGGCGCGTCATGGGCCGCCACCCCGGCACACGCGCGGATGCTCTGGGTTTCGGCACCGCCGAGCTGCGCCAGGCGCTCCCGCTGGTCTCCGTCCGCGGCCTGCAGGTCGCCTATGGCGAGAACACGGTCCTCGACGGCGTCGACCTCGACCTGTTCCCCGGCGAGATGGTCGCGCTGCTCGGTGCCTCGGGCTCGGGCAAGTCCACGCTGATGCGCAGCCTGACCGGGTTCGCGCCGATCTCCACCGGTTCGGTCCGCGTGGCCGGGCATGACGTCACGCACCTCCGACGCGGCGAGCTGCGCACGCTGCGCTCCGAGGTGGGGCAGGTGTTCCAGCAGTTCAACCTGATCCCCCGACTCAGTGTCATGACCAACGTGCTCACGGGTGCGCTCCACGGTGCAGGACCGATCAATCTCGCCGGTGGATTCTCCCGCGCGCATCGGCGACGGGCGCTCGAACTGCTCGACCGCGTCGGCATCGCCCACAAGGCATCCGCTCCGGCACGGTCGCTCTCGGGCGGACAGCAGCAGCGCGTGGCGATCGCGAGGGCTCTGATGCAGCAGCCCACCGTGATCCTCGCCGATGAGCCGGTCGCCTCGCTCGATCCGAAGCTCGCGGGATCGGTACTCGACCTCCTGCGGGAGATCGCCACCCAGGACGGCATCCCGGTGCTGGTGAGTCTGCACGTGCTGCCGCTCGCCCTCGCCCACAGTGACCGCATCGTGGGGTTGCGGCACGGCGAGATGATCGTCTCCGGAGCGACATCCCAGCTGGATGCCGCCGCCCTCGAAGCCCTGTACGACGACGAGGAGCACGGCGATGACGATCACTGA
- the phnD gene encoding phosphate/phosphite/phosphonate ABC transporter substrate-binding protein produces MRRSTLPVVGLLGVAALALAGCQSPSAEAAPADPNAPITIATLPVGDDPTAENPVEVFAELLEKATGRDVEITDVPDYLSVVEAIRSDHVDIGIMSGFPSALAVNTGEVDALVAFQGDGKPVSTCVVLDDSPIQSVEDLEGKTVAFADQASSSGYFMPVYMLHEAGLEQGTDYEAIFAGGHEGSFAALEQGQVDAACTAVMLTQLGAPMFPFADGEWRAVGESPAMDIQGAVLGRQSLDAETRKVIQDGIAEVFSPENAERLGAYGAFAGAPQTVDPKASAFTSFAEIAAVAGVELKDLK; encoded by the coding sequence ATGCGCCGCTCCACCCTGCCCGTCGTCGGCCTCCTGGGCGTCGCCGCCCTCGCGCTCGCCGGATGCCAGAGTCCGTCCGCCGAAGCAGCCCCGGCTGATCCGAACGCCCCCATCACGATCGCCACCCTCCCCGTCGGAGATGACCCCACTGCCGAGAACCCGGTCGAGGTCTTCGCCGAGTTGCTGGAGAAGGCGACCGGCCGCGACGTCGAGATCACCGATGTGCCCGACTACCTCAGCGTCGTCGAGGCGATCCGCTCCGACCACGTCGACATCGGCATCATGAGCGGGTTCCCGTCTGCGCTCGCCGTCAACACGGGCGAGGTGGACGCGCTGGTCGCGTTCCAGGGCGACGGCAAGCCGGTCTCCACCTGCGTCGTGCTCGACGACTCGCCCATCCAGTCGGTCGAGGATCTCGAGGGCAAGACGGTCGCCTTCGCCGATCAGGCATCCAGCTCGGGATACTTCATGCCGGTGTACATGCTGCACGAGGCCGGGCTCGAACAGGGCACGGACTACGAGGCGATCTTCGCGGGCGGTCACGAGGGAAGCTTCGCGGCCCTCGAGCAGGGGCAGGTGGATGCCGCGTGCACCGCCGTCATGTTGACCCAGCTCGGTGCACCGATGTTCCCCTTCGCGGACGGCGAGTGGCGCGCGGTCGGCGAAAGCCCGGCGATGGACATCCAGGGCGCGGTCCTCGGTCGCCAGTCGCTGGATGCCGAGACGCGCAAGGTCATCCAGGACGGCATCGCCGAGGTCTTCTCACCCGAGAACGCCGAGCGTCTGGGCGCCTACGGTGCCTTCGCCGGGGCTCCGCAGACGGTCGACCCGAAGGCGTCGGCGTTCACCTCCTTCGCTGAGATCGCGGCCGTCGCCGGGGTCGAGCTCAAGGACCTCAAGTGA
- a CDS encoding ABC transporter permease gives MSGAGIAGHEELLAEQEPQKAPTRQLLKGFVRHRIAVTSLIVLVILLIACFGAGWIAPYAQGQQDLLLGPTPPSAEHWLGTDELGRDYLSEILFAGQVSLAIGLAVALLATVVGTALGAIAGYVGGWIGELIMRITDLFLIVPAIALLAVILQGLGPSPTTIVLALTALGWTYIARVVRAQVLSLREKDFIDAARGIGASGARIVISHLLPNLAGVIVVAMSLAVASSIIAESTLSFLGFGVQPPQTSWGSMLSQAAGYVGTPQVYLLYFPGIFILVTVLCVNFIGDGLRDALDPQGKNL, from the coding sequence ATGAGTGGTGCAGGCATCGCCGGCCATGAGGAGCTGCTCGCCGAGCAGGAACCGCAGAAGGCGCCCACCCGTCAGCTGCTGAAGGGCTTCGTCCGGCATCGGATCGCCGTCACCAGCCTGATCGTGCTCGTCATCCTGCTGATCGCATGCTTCGGGGCGGGGTGGATCGCCCCCTACGCCCAGGGACAGCAGGATCTCCTGCTGGGTCCGACTCCGCCATCGGCCGAGCACTGGCTCGGCACCGATGAGCTCGGCCGCGACTACCTCAGCGAGATCCTGTTCGCCGGGCAGGTCTCGCTCGCGATCGGTCTCGCCGTCGCCCTGCTCGCGACCGTGGTCGGCACCGCGCTCGGTGCGATCGCCGGCTACGTGGGCGGATGGATCGGCGAGCTGATCATGCGCATCACCGACCTCTTCCTCATCGTGCCCGCGATCGCGCTGCTGGCGGTGATCCTGCAGGGTCTCGGCCCCTCGCCCACCACGATCGTGCTGGCGCTCACGGCCCTGGGGTGGACGTACATCGCCCGCGTCGTGCGCGCCCAGGTGCTGTCGCTCCGGGAGAAGGACTTCATCGACGCGGCGCGAGGGATCGGAGCATCCGGCGCCCGCATCGTGATCTCGCACCTGCTGCCCAATCTCGCCGGCGTCATCGTGGTCGCGATGAGTCTGGCCGTGGCATCCTCGATCATCGCCGAGTCGACGCTGAGCTTCCTCGGCTTCGGCGTGCAGCCGCCCCAGACCAGCTGGGGGTCGATGCTCAGCCAGGCCGCCGGGTACGTCGGCACCCCGCAGGTGTACCTGTTGTACTTCCCCGGCATCTTCATCCTCGTGACGGTGTTGTGCGTGAACTTCATCGGCGACGGACTGCGCGATGCGCTCGACCCGCAGGGGAAGAACCTGTGA
- a CDS encoding ATP-binding cassette domain-containing protein: MSAPVVEGSVTSTGLTITNLVKEYRIGGGLFGRTRDVVQAVSDVSLSIEGGQTFGLVGESGCGKSSLGRSVARLQSSDGGSILLGDDDITAVEGARLRALRRRVQFVFQDPYASLNPRKSVRATLTEPLVIHGLHRGNHERRVEELLAQVGLNPAHADRFPHEFSGGQRQRLGIARALAVEPEVIVLDEPVSALDVSVQAGVLNLLDDLQRDLGLTYLFIAHDLSVVRHLSDRVGVMYLGKLVEEGPVDELYERPLHPYTQALLSAIPVPDPRAERARERIVLTGDVPSPVSPPSGCRFRTRCWKATDICAEVVPDLATAPSAAASAASADHRVACHHPAERDVL, from the coding sequence ATGAGCGCTCCGGTGGTGGAGGGATCCGTGACGAGCACGGGCCTGACGATCACGAACCTCGTGAAGGAGTACCGCATCGGCGGCGGGCTGTTCGGCCGCACGCGTGATGTCGTCCAGGCGGTGTCGGATGTGAGCCTGTCGATCGAGGGCGGACAGACATTCGGGCTCGTCGGCGAATCGGGCTGCGGCAAGTCGTCGCTCGGGCGCAGTGTCGCGCGGCTCCAGTCCAGCGACGGCGGGTCGATCCTGCTCGGCGACGACGACATCACCGCCGTGGAGGGTGCGCGACTGCGGGCGCTCCGGCGGCGGGTGCAGTTCGTGTTCCAGGACCCGTACGCCTCGCTCAATCCGCGCAAGTCCGTGCGGGCGACACTCACCGAGCCGCTCGTGATCCACGGCCTGCACCGGGGCAATCATGAGCGTCGTGTCGAGGAACTGCTGGCCCAGGTCGGGCTCAACCCCGCGCACGCCGACCGGTTCCCGCACGAGTTCTCCGGCGGGCAGCGGCAGCGGCTCGGCATCGCCCGGGCGCTCGCGGTCGAGCCCGAGGTGATCGTGCTCGACGAGCCGGTCAGTGCGCTCGACGTGAGCGTGCAGGCCGGGGTGCTGAACCTGCTCGACGATCTGCAGCGCGACCTCGGTCTCACCTACCTCTTCATCGCGCACGACCTGTCGGTGGTGCGGCACCTGAGCGATCGTGTCGGGGTCATGTATCTCGGCAAGCTCGTGGAGGAGGGGCCGGTCGACGAGCTGTACGAGCGGCCGCTGCATCCCTACACCCAGGCGCTGCTGTCGGCGATCCCGGTGCCCGACCCCCGGGCCGAGCGGGCCCGCGAGCGCATCGTGCTCACGGGGGACGTGCCGAGCCCGGTGTCGCCGCCCAGCGGATGCCGCTTCCGCACCCGCTGCTGGAAGGCCACCGACATCTGCGCCGAAGTGGTCCCCGACCTCGCCACGGCCCCGTCCGCCGCCGCGTCCGCCGCCTCCGCCGACCATCGCGTGGCCTGCCATCACCCCGCCGAGCGTGACGTGCTCTGA
- a CDS encoding tartrate dehydrogenase yields MTTPHRIAVIAGDGIGTEVMPEGLRVLEAAASRFGIPLEFEHFDFASAAYWQQHGRMLPDDWFETLRGFDAIFFGAVGWPDVVPDHVSLWGSLIQFRRAFDQYVNLRPVRLMPGVVSPLAGREPGDIDFYVVRENTEGEYSSIGGRMFEGTDREFVLQETVMTRTGVDRVLRYAYDLAGRRSGHLTSATKSNGISISMPYWDERVAAVGADYPDVTRDQFHIDILTANFVLHPDWFDVVVASNLFGDILSDLGPACTGTIGIAPSANINPEGIFPSLFEPVHGSAPDIAGKGIANPIGQIWCGAMMLEHLGYPEAGAAVLSAIEDVLARGADAAPFTPDLGGTATTVELGAAIAETVAG; encoded by the coding sequence ATGACGACCCCCCACCGCATCGCCGTGATCGCCGGAGACGGCATCGGCACCGAGGTCATGCCCGAGGGGCTGCGCGTGCTCGAGGCCGCGGCATCCCGCTTCGGCATCCCGCTCGAGTTCGAGCACTTCGACTTCGCGAGCGCCGCGTACTGGCAGCAGCACGGCCGGATGCTGCCGGACGACTGGTTCGAGACCCTGCGCGGATTCGACGCGATCTTCTTCGGCGCTGTCGGATGGCCGGATGTCGTGCCCGACCACGTGAGCCTGTGGGGCAGCCTGATCCAGTTCCGCCGCGCGTTCGATCAGTACGTGAACCTGCGGCCGGTGCGGCTCATGCCCGGCGTCGTCTCGCCGCTCGCCGGCCGCGAGCCCGGAGACATCGACTTCTACGTCGTGCGCGAGAACACCGAGGGCGAGTACTCCTCGATCGGCGGGCGCATGTTCGAGGGCACCGACCGCGAGTTCGTGCTGCAGGAGACCGTGATGACGCGCACCGGTGTCGACCGTGTGCTGCGCTACGCGTACGATCTGGCCGGCCGCCGGTCCGGACACCTGACCTCGGCGACCAAGAGCAACGGCATCTCGATCTCGATGCCCTACTGGGACGAGCGGGTCGCCGCGGTCGGCGCCGACTACCCGGACGTGACGCGCGACCAGTTCCACATCGACATCCTCACGGCGAACTTCGTGCTGCACCCGGACTGGTTCGACGTGGTCGTGGCGAGCAATCTGTTCGGTGACATCCTGTCCGACCTGGGCCCCGCCTGCACCGGCACGATCGGCATCGCCCCGAGCGCCAACATCAACCCCGAGGGCATCTTCCCGAGCCTGTTCGAACCTGTGCACGGCTCGGCGCCCGACATCGCGGGCAAGGGCATCGCGAATCCGATCGGCCAGATCTGGTGCGGGGCGATGATGCTCGAACACCTCGGATACCCGGAAGCCGGAGCCGCGGTGCTCTCCGCGATCGAAGACGTGCTGGCGCGGGGAGCGGATGCTGCCCCCTTCACCCCCGACCTCGGCGGCACGGCCACGACGGTCGAGCTCGGCGCGGCGATCGCGGAGACCGTCGCCGGCTGA
- a CDS encoding ABC transporter permease, translating into MITFITRRVLYSVPVILVASFVLFWAVRSTFDPLAKLRQAHDPAVLAREVERLGLDRSVPEQYFLWLRSLLVGDWGVSTRTGTPVLPLIGEALWPTLQLAFWGLIVAVLIAGGVSVYSAVRQYSLGDNLLTGASYIGIAMPAFWFGLILIQTFAVWPKEQFGLSEPPLFFIGLNSPGQTGVLDYIRHLVLPVAALMIALVASWSRFGRAAMLDALSSDYVRTARAKGVPRRQVIWRHAVRNSLAPFVTVVALDAAILIGGLVVTEQIFAIPGMGRLFLQSLVAGDVFVLLPWMIVVAVAVVICNLIADIAYAVLDPRVRLS; encoded by the coding sequence ATGATCACGTTCATCACACGACGGGTGCTGTACTCGGTCCCGGTGATCCTCGTCGCCTCGTTCGTGCTGTTCTGGGCCGTGCGGTCGACGTTCGACCCGCTCGCCAAGCTGCGCCAGGCGCACGACCCCGCGGTGCTGGCGCGCGAGGTCGAGCGCCTCGGGCTCGACCGTTCGGTGCCCGAGCAGTACTTCCTCTGGCTCCGCTCGCTGCTGGTCGGCGACTGGGGCGTGAGCACCCGCACCGGAACACCCGTGCTGCCGCTGATCGGCGAGGCGCTGTGGCCCACGCTGCAGCTCGCGTTCTGGGGACTGATCGTGGCGGTGCTCATCGCCGGCGGCGTCAGCGTCTACTCGGCCGTGCGGCAGTACTCTCTCGGCGACAATCTGCTCACGGGCGCCTCGTACATCGGCATCGCGATGCCCGCCTTCTGGTTCGGGCTCATCCTGATCCAGACGTTCGCCGTGTGGCCGAAGGAACAGTTCGGGCTCAGCGAGCCGCCGCTGTTCTTCATCGGCCTGAACTCACCGGGGCAGACCGGGGTGCTCGACTACATCCGCCACCTCGTGCTGCCCGTCGCCGCCCTCATGATCGCGCTCGTCGCCTCGTGGAGCCGGTTCGGCCGGGCCGCGATGCTCGACGCACTGTCGAGCGACTACGTGCGCACCGCCCGGGCGAAGGGTGTTCCGCGTCGCCAGGTGATCTGGCGGCATGCCGTGCGCAACTCGCTCGCCCCGTTCGTCACGGTCGTGGCGCTCGATGCGGCGATCCTGATCGGCGGACTCGTCGTGACCGAGCAGATCTTCGCGATCCCCGGCATGGGGCGGCTGTTCCTGCAGTCGCTGGTCGCCGGTGACGTGTTCGTGCTGCTGCCGTGGATGATCGTGGTCGCCGTCGCGGTCGTGATCTGCAACCTGATCGCCGACATCGCCTATGCGGTGCTCGACCCGAGAGTGAGGCTGTCATGA
- a CDS encoding TraR/DksA C4-type zinc finger protein has product MTSDPRALLSDLRAQAEARVAATSAVLAELTHDRAGSNDDDEHDPEGVTLSSEWSRLTGLAEAAASELHQVDDALARMDAGTYGICARCGRPIPAARLAVRPFAEHCVACAEKLGR; this is encoded by the coding sequence ATGACCTCCGATCCGCGTGCGCTCCTCTCGGACCTGCGCGCGCAGGCGGAGGCGCGGGTGGCGGCCACCTCGGCCGTGCTCGCGGAGCTCACGCACGATCGCGCGGGGTCGAACGACGACGACGAGCACGACCCCGAAGGTGTCACCCTGTCGTCGGAATGGTCTCGCCTGACCGGGCTCGCCGAGGCCGCGGCATCCGAACTCCACCAGGTCGACGACGCGCTCGCCCGGATGGATGCCGGCACGTACGGCATCTGCGCGCGCTGCGGACGGCCGATCCCCGCGGCCCGTCTGGCCGTGCGCCCCTTTGCGGAGCACTGCGTCGCGTGTGCGGAGAAGCTCGGGCGCTAG
- a CDS encoding tyrosine-protein phosphatase codes for MTTIDTDLILSAPVNLRDLGGISIDGGALREGLAIRTDDLAYVTEEVASQLVDGGLTAIIDLRSPLEVSVTGRGPLGEYPVAYHHLPLIADVGESMDREHPALTHEAMGLMYQRMVAAAAPQLVTALNVIAHTPGAAAFHCAAGRDRTGVLAAMLLLALGADDDDIVADYARTGDNMVAIMERTAPVMGAMWKALGFDAEAVGKTSSLLEGSMDVSMRSLLDTLRAQHGDPLAPLRAAGLSDATISRLRERALAA; via the coding sequence ATGACCACCATCGACACCGACCTCATCCTCAGCGCGCCGGTGAACCTGCGCGACCTCGGCGGCATCTCGATCGATGGCGGCGCGCTCCGTGAAGGACTCGCCATCCGTACCGACGACCTCGCCTACGTGACGGAGGAGGTCGCCAGCCAGCTCGTCGACGGCGGCCTGACCGCGATCATCGACCTGCGCTCGCCCCTCGAGGTATCCGTCACCGGCCGCGGCCCGCTGGGGGAGTACCCGGTCGCGTACCATCACCTGCCGCTCATCGCGGATGTGGGCGAGTCGATGGACCGGGAGCACCCTGCACTCACCCACGAGGCGATGGGACTCATGTACCAGCGCATGGTCGCGGCTGCCGCACCCCAGCTCGTGACTGCGCTCAACGTGATCGCGCACACTCCGGGCGCTGCGGCGTTCCACTGTGCAGCAGGGCGCGATCGAACCGGCGTGCTGGCGGCGATGCTGCTGCTCGCACTGGGGGCGGACGACGACGACATCGTCGCCGACTACGCCCGCACGGGCGACAACATGGTCGCCATCATGGAGCGCACGGCGCCCGTGATGGGTGCGATGTGGAAGGCGCTGGGCTTCGATGCCGAGGCGGTCGGCAAGACCTCGTCGCTGCTGGAGGGCTCGATGGACGTGTCGATGCGCAGCCTGCTCGACACGCTCCGTGCGCAGCACGGCGATCCGCTGGCTCCGTTGCGGGCCGCAGGCCTGTCGGATGCGACGATCAGTCGGCTGCGCGAGCGGGCGCTGGCCGCGTGA
- a CDS encoding ABC transporter ATP-binding protein, whose translation MSGGVGSSGGVGSSGGVLLEVEDVSISFPTDAGLAQAVSGVSFVLREGETVGIVGESGSGKSMTAMAIMGLLPKKAVVTGSIRFRGTELIGLADDQLREVRGKDIAIVFQDALTALNPVMRVGEQLIEAVRVHRPETTAAERRARAIELLDVVGIPSPELRVDRYPHEFSGGMRQRVMIAMSIANEPDLLIADEPTTALDVTVQAQVLEVLREVQRRTGTTVLLITHDLGVVAGTADRVMVMYAGGLVETSDVDPLFYETAHPYTAGLLASLPRLDRRSSRDERLYQIAGQPPVATAWPSGCRFAPRCAHAVAGLCDVAVPALVSVGEGHTAACVRVDEWQKEAVS comes from the coding sequence GTGAGCGGCGGCGTGGGTTCGAGCGGCGGCGTGGGTTCCAGCGGCGGTGTGCTCCTCGAGGTCGAGGACGTGTCGATCAGCTTCCCGACCGACGCGGGTCTGGCGCAGGCGGTCTCGGGCGTCTCGTTCGTGCTGCGCGAGGGCGAGACGGTCGGCATCGTGGGCGAGTCCGGCTCGGGCAAATCGATGACGGCGATGGCGATCATGGGGCTGCTGCCCAAGAAGGCGGTCGTGACCGGGTCGATCCGCTTCCGCGGCACAGAGCTCATCGGGCTCGCCGACGACCAGCTGCGCGAGGTGCGTGGCAAGGACATCGCGATCGTGTTCCAGGATGCTCTCACCGCGCTGAACCCGGTGATGCGGGTGGGGGAGCAGCTGATCGAGGCCGTACGCGTGCACCGGCCTGAAACCACGGCGGCTGAGCGTCGCGCGAGGGCGATCGAGCTGCTGGATGTCGTCGGCATCCCCTCTCCCGAGTTGCGGGTCGACCGCTACCCCCACGAGTTCTCCGGCGGCATGCGCCAGCGCGTCATGATCGCGATGAGCATCGCCAACGAGCCGGATCTGCTGATCGCCGACGAGCCGACCACCGCGCTCGACGTGACCGTGCAGGCGCAGGTGCTCGAGGTGCTGCGCGAGGTGCAGCGTCGCACCGGCACGACCGTGCTGCTGATCACGCACGACCTCGGCGTCGTCGCCGGCACGGCGGATCGCGTCATGGTGATGTACGCCGGCGGTCTCGTCGAGACGTCCGACGTCGATCCGCTCTTCTACGAGACCGCCCACCCCTATACGGCCGGGTTGCTGGCCTCGCTGCCGCGTCTCGACCGCCGCTCGTCGCGGGACGAGCGGCTGTACCAGATCGCGGGCCAGCCGCCTGTGGCGACGGCCTGGCCGTCCGGATGCCGCTTCGCACCGCGCTGCGCACACGCGGTCGCGGGGCTCTGCGATGTGGCCGTACCGGCACTGGTCTCGGTCGGCGAAGGGCATACGGCCGCCTGTGTGCGAGTCGACGAGTGGCAGAAGGAGGCGGTGTCATGA